In Vidua chalybeata isolate OUT-0048 chromosome 5, bVidCha1 merged haplotype, whole genome shotgun sequence, one genomic interval encodes:
- the CD36 gene encoding platelet glycoprotein 4, whose translation MGCNRNCGLLTGAIISAVLAIFGGVLIPVGDNLIGKAVQKQAVIVNGTAAFQNWLVPGSSVYREFWIFHVLNPSEVMEEGAQPKLEQRGPYTYRVRYLPKENVTERENGTITYMLPNAANFEPDMSVGTENDTMTILNLAVVAVPSVYPSTLMQSVINTWVKSSKAAILQNRTVKEILWGYTDPFLHSIPFPNVKSFVGVFYPYNGTSDGPYSVYTGTEDITKTAVIESYKNKRTLSYWKDHCDMVNGTDGASFPPFVKKDQVLRFFSSDICRSIYGVFHSNQVVKGITLYRFVVPREAFASPTEVADNYCFCTDLEISENCTLAGVLDISACKAKRPVYISLPHFLHASESILHDVEGLSPNEKEHETYLDIEPVTGLTLRFAKRLQVNLLVRPSTRIEPLKKVKKPYVFPILWLNESAVIGDEKAEMFRTKITSRLQLLSTLQMALMIGGSVLFLAFMGSYFICRSKKLK comes from the exons atgGGCTGTAACAGAAACTGTGGGCTCCTCACTGGGGCCATCATCAGTGCCGTACTGGCTATCTTCGGAGGAGTTCTAATACCAGTTGGAGATAATCTTATAGGCAAAGCAGTACAaaag caAGCTGTCATTGTCAATGGtactgctgcttttcaaaattGGCTTGTGCCAGGAAGCTCAGTTTACAGGGAATTTTGGATTTTCCACGTGTTAAATCCTTCAGAAGTTATGGAGGAGGGGGCTCAACCAAAACTTGAACAAAGAGGACCTTACACATACAG gGTGAGATACTTACCCAAAGAAAATGTCACGGAAAGAGAGAATGGCACAATAACCTACATGTTGCCAAATGCTGCTAACTTTGAACCTGATATGTCTGTTGGGACAGAAAATGACACCATGACCATCCTCAACCTCGCTGTTGTg GCTGTACCTTCCGTGTATCCAAGCACTCTAATGCAATCAGTCATAAACACTTGGGTTAAATCGTCCAAAGCAGCCATACTGCAGAACAGAACAGTCAAAGAAATACTGTGGGGATACACAGATCCCTTCTTACACAGTATCCCCTTCCCTAATGTGAAGTCATTTGTGGGAGTCTTCTACCCG TATAATGGGACAAGTGATGGACCTTACAGTGTGTATACTGGGACAGAAGATATTACAAAAACGGCAGTAATTGaaagctataaaaataaaag GACTCTTTCGTACTGGAAAGATCACTGTGATATGGTTAATGGCACAG aTGGAGCATCCTTCCCACCATTTGTTAAGAAGGATCAGGTACTACGCTTCTTCTCCTCTGACATTTGCAG ATCAATCTATGGAGTTTTCCACAGCAATCAGGTTGTGAAGGGAATCACACTGTATCGTTTCGTAGTTCCTCGTGAAGCATTTGCATCACCAACTGAAGTCGCAGACAATTATTGCTTCTGTACGGATCTAGAAATATCAGAGAACTGCACCTTAGCTGGAGTCCTGGACATCAGTGCCTGCAAAGCAA AAAGACCGGTATATATCtctcttcctcattttcttcatgCAAGTGAATCTATATTGCATGATGTGGAAGGCCTGAGCCCAAATGAAAAGGAGCATGAGACATATCTAGACATAGAGCCT GTGACTGGTTTAACACTGCGATTTGCAAAAAGGCTGCAAGTAAACCTCCTTGTGAGGCCTTCAACAAGAATTGA acctttaaaaaaagttaaaaaaccCTATGTCTTCCCTATTCTTTGGCTAAATGAG TCTGCTGTTATTGGAgatgagaaagcagaaatgttCAGAACTAAAATCACCAGTCGGCTCCAGCTGCTGAGCACGCTGCAGATGGCATTAATGATCGGAGGCTCTGTGCTGTTCCTGGCCTTCATGGGCTCCTATTTCATATGCAGGTcgaagaaattaaaataa